The genomic interval AGAAGATCGAACTGACCCCCGCAGAAGAAGCCTATCTGGAAGAGCAGCAGCCGGGCATGCTGAAAAAAGACACTAAATAGCCAAAGCAAAAACCAAAGGCAAAATAGCCAAAGATATAAAGAAGCCGCAGCGAATGCCGCGGCTTTTTCTTTGGATTGAGTGATCAAGGCATCAGGCGATGCCTCGTCCTTGTTGCATCATTCAAAGGCTGTGCCGGGCTTGACGCCGATTTTCTTCAAAATCATGGCGGCCGGACAAAAACCGGTAAAAGCAGACTGCATCATGTTGGCGCCAACAAAGACCGTTAGCCAGATAAACAGCGGATGAACATAGACCGTCAGAACGACGGACAGCAGGACCATGAAGCCTGCAAATGCGAGAATGGAACGATCGAGCGACATT from uncultured Cohaesibacter sp. carries:
- a CDS encoding DUF2892 domain-containing protein; amino-acid sequence: MSLDRSILAFAGFMVLLSVVLTVYVHPLFIWLTVFVGANMMQSAFTGFCPAAMILKKIGVKPGTAFE